From the Leptospira sp. WS60.C2 genome, one window contains:
- a CDS encoding patatin family protein: MTRNEPDSNNHPKIPKAKGTKRALLVEGGGMKGAFSGGVLYAWNKFLRPNYFDLVVGVSSGACAAAYYVSMPKPEPIKSEKALGVWYRDLSGRKLISYFHPFQGKTFLNQEYLIDFIFRKKVRLESETLDSKKLPHFVIAVSNLHTHSIEYIKATSSNVFDLLKAATSLPIATRGKHKLDGILYSDAAILNPLPIQDIIEAGYKEIVVVMNSPVRHVSNPLTRLTSLLAFPKHRTIRRLMRKLHHFHFNLAREIVVKPPKGVKIITVAPDEPLPVKLTTTIRTKLYKTALLGVQKGEEAIQFILKRKPKQKTKSK, translated from the coding sequence ATGACTAGGAACGAACCTGATTCTAATAACCATCCAAAAATCCCCAAAGCCAAAGGGACAAAACGTGCCCTCCTTGTGGAAGGTGGTGGGATGAAAGGTGCCTTTTCTGGTGGTGTTCTTTATGCTTGGAACAAGTTTCTTCGCCCCAATTACTTTGATTTGGTGGTAGGAGTTTCCTCAGGGGCATGTGCGGCAGCCTATTATGTTTCTATGCCAAAACCAGAACCGATTAAAAGTGAAAAAGCGCTTGGGGTTTGGTATCGAGATTTATCGGGTAGAAAACTCATCTCGTATTTCCACCCATTTCAAGGGAAAACCTTTTTAAACCAAGAATACCTCATCGATTTTATCTTTCGTAAAAAAGTTCGTTTGGAATCTGAGACTCTTGATTCCAAAAAACTTCCCCACTTTGTCATTGCCGTAAGCAATTTGCACACCCATTCGATTGAATACATTAAAGCAACATCTAGCAATGTGTTTGATTTACTTAAAGCCGCCACATCACTCCCGATTGCAACTCGCGGAAAACATAAGTTAGATGGAATATTATATTCTGATGCAGCCATTCTTAATCCACTCCCGATCCAAGATATCATTGAAGCTGGTTACAAAGAGATAGTTGTTGTGATGAATTCTCCTGTACGTCATGTATCCAATCCCTTAACAAGACTGACAAGTTTACTTGCGTTTCCCAAACACAGAACCATTCGCAGATTGATGCGAAAATTGCATCATTTCCACTTTAACTTGGCTCGCGAGATTGTGGTGAAACCACCAAAGGGAGTGAAGATCATCACGGTAGCTCCAGATGAACCACTTCCCGTCAAACTGACAACTACCATCCGAACAAAACTTTATAAGACGGCTTTACTCGGTGTGCAAAAAGGCGAAGAAGCAATCCAATTCATCTTAAAAAGAAAACCCAAACAAAAAACTAAATCCAAGTAA
- a CDS encoding DUF1577 domain-containing protein, with product MRPMDQITGKDQKRHVILHYLMNQEMKANWNGQSQTMTVVEEIPGGEEIAVQWSEVWPIGESSTVILSKLLARYLELHCTFIKQLSPNKIQLKVEKVLIAKKERLNPRFTITEEGVVNVTNIVSSKTIIEANMFNIPTLVRVNFEDYRKRMMVRSGEAGIMDIFKSGMERKFDVVKSTQKILFIKDATNPESYRMDGEGFLNYEEDIEDNVDKLAFAARDKKIKSELIVPILYKNELEEIIPIGFYFLQTKDKFITDEDLAFYQTQISEMIERIKDANLMTTVEKFPVLDLSATGLKLRVSNSTLVETLPKQKGILLELVFKLQTPFRFFGKIAWTHKEANGDLLVGVEFSGKRTYAEKVRFEENIEIIKNNGRTAA from the coding sequence ATGCGACCAATGGACCAAATCACAGGCAAAGATCAAAAGCGCCATGTGATCTTACACTATCTGATGAACCAAGAAATGAAAGCCAATTGGAATGGTCAGTCTCAAACCATGACAGTGGTTGAGGAAATTCCTGGTGGAGAGGAAATCGCCGTCCAATGGTCCGAAGTTTGGCCGATCGGTGAAAGTTCTACAGTCATACTATCTAAGTTGCTCGCTCGTTATTTAGAGCTTCACTGCACATTCATCAAACAACTTTCACCTAATAAAATCCAACTCAAAGTAGAAAAGGTATTAATTGCCAAAAAAGAAAGACTAAATCCTAGATTTACAATTACCGAAGAAGGTGTTGTCAATGTGACAAACATTGTAAGCTCCAAAACCATCATCGAAGCAAATATGTTCAATATCCCGACTCTTGTTCGTGTGAACTTTGAAGACTACAGAAAACGAATGATGGTTCGTTCTGGTGAAGCTGGGATTATGGATATTTTTAAATCTGGAATGGAGCGAAAGTTTGATGTTGTGAAATCAACGCAAAAAATTCTTTTCATTAAAGATGCTACAAATCCAGAAAGTTACAGAATGGACGGGGAAGGATTTTTGAATTATGAAGAAGACATCGAAGACAATGTCGACAAACTCGCGTTTGCTGCCAGAGATAAAAAAATAAAATCAGAACTTATTGTTCCAATTTTATACAAAAACGAATTAGAAGAAATTATACCCATTGGTTTTTACTTTCTACAAACAAAAGACAAATTCATCACTGATGAGGATTTGGCATTTTACCAAACTCAAATTTCCGAAATGATTGAACGCATTAAAGATGCGAACTTGATGACAACTGTAGAAAAATTTCCTGTTTTGGATCTATCAGCAACTGGTCTAAAACTAAGAGTGTCGAACAGTACTCTTGTTGAAACCTTACCAAAACAGAAAGGAATTTTATTAGAACTCGTTTTTAAACTCCAAACTCCATTTCGCTTTTTTGGCAAAATCGCTTGGACCCATAAAGAAGCGAATGGTGATTTATTGGTGGGAGTTGAGTTTTCTGGAAAACGAACCTATGCAGAAAAAGTGCGTTTTGAAGAAAATATTGAAATCATCAAAAACAACGGAAGAACTGCAGCCTAA
- a CDS encoding DUF86 domain-containing protein: MFHELVFYCKELEAFIFRNQIQEFKEGEHDSFFAEEMLKTIQSESLKIPQSEKQKYPTLPWDKMDTMWQKDLARAYDYIDLKMLYYICAYEIPKFPKTIKLEIR, translated from the coding sequence ATGTTTCATGAATTGGTATTTTACTGTAAAGAATTGGAAGCCTTTATTTTCCGAAATCAAATCCAAGAATTCAAAGAAGGGGAACATGATAGCTTTTTTGCAGAAGAGATGCTAAAAACAATCCAATCGGAATCATTAAAAATCCCTCAATCGGAAAAACAAAAATACCCGACCTTGCCATGGGATAAAATGGATACAATGTGGCAAAAGGATTTGGCTCGCGCGTATGATTATATCGATTTAAAGATGTTATACTATATTTGTGCCTATGAAATTCCCAAATTTCCTAAGACCATCAAGTTGGAAATTCGATAA
- a CDS encoding FKBP-type peptidyl-prolyl cis-trans isomerase: MLIGIFLFVTLPLVSDEKEFQIIDLVVGKGDEAFSGSYVTVHYVGKLKNGTKFDSSRDRNRPFEFNLGAGEVVKGWDKGIKGMRVGGKRKLIIPPELGYGSKRVGNIPPDSTLIFEVELLKIY, encoded by the coding sequence ATGCTCATCGGAATTTTTCTCTTCGTGACATTGCCACTTGTTTCCGACGAAAAAGAATTCCAAATCATAGACTTAGTTGTAGGCAAAGGAGATGAGGCATTCTCTGGTTCCTATGTCACTGTCCACTATGTCGGAAAACTAAAAAATGGAACCAAATTCGATAGCTCAAGAGACCGAAATCGTCCTTTTGAATTCAATTTAGGCGCAGGGGAAGTTGTTAAAGGTTGGGATAAGGGAATTAAAGGAATGCGAGTTGGTGGAAAACGAAAACTCATCATCCCTCCTGAATTAGGATATGGAAGCAAACGTGTTGGAAATATCCCACCTGATTCTACTTTGATTTTTGAAGTAGAGCTATTAAAAATCTACTAA
- a CDS encoding YHYH protein, whose translation MERKQILTILFFPVLFVLILINCKPKSDSDEETLLLLAAASTRICANSAFTGTTVVNSTATLNGSTDCITGMTSSMSSDLPDWIRNHFKCAVGSVSGNNYVFRSQNIPNTKSYYFGTNSPMYEALAAGKTPAGTNQIQSQCLVYTIPKNPTEKLTNKTGTQSGYVSVGITVNGLAIFNNAAAPGDVLASEVATFDKYNGHPQNSGVYHHHSQPLNVTNDNANLVGVLLDGFPVYGLKCDNGTSGTGDDGNPGTVGPALDANHGHTAATVLFPSGIYHYHYAYDATATTNTLIGSFFHGIPGTVSN comes from the coding sequence ATGGAAAGGAAACAAATTCTCACAATCCTCTTTTTTCCTGTACTTTTCGTACTTATACTCATAAACTGTAAACCGAAATCTGACTCGGACGAGGAAACCTTACTATTATTAGCCGCTGCATCGACAAGAATTTGTGCCAATTCTGCTTTTACAGGAACCACAGTGGTCAATTCTACAGCTACCCTCAATGGTAGTACAGATTGTATCACGGGGATGACATCTTCTATGTCGTCCGACTTACCTGATTGGATTCGTAACCATTTTAAATGTGCTGTGGGTTCTGTCTCAGGAAACAATTACGTATTTCGATCTCAAAACATTCCAAATACGAAAAGTTATTACTTTGGAACCAATTCTCCAATGTATGAAGCTTTAGCTGCGGGAAAAACACCTGCGGGTACTAACCAAATCCAATCGCAGTGTTTGGTGTATACCATTCCCAAAAACCCAACGGAAAAACTAACCAATAAAACAGGAACCCAAAGTGGGTATGTCTCGGTGGGAATCACTGTGAACGGACTTGCGATCTTTAATAATGCGGCTGCTCCTGGAGACGTATTAGCATCAGAAGTAGCAACATTTGATAAATACAATGGCCATCCTCAAAACTCCGGAGTGTATCACCATCACTCGCAACCATTGAATGTAACGAACGATAATGCAAACTTAGTTGGAGTGTTATTGGATGGATTTCCAGTGTATGGTCTAAAATGTGATAATGGGACTTCAGGAACAGGTGATGATGGAAATCCTGGAACCGTTGGACCTGCATTAGATGCTAATCATGGACATACGGCGGCAACCGTTTTGTTTCCTTCTGGGATTTATCATTATCACTATGCCTATGATGCAACTGCGACTACTAACACATTGATTGGTTCTTTCTTCCATGGTATACCTGGGACAGTTTCCAACTAA
- a CDS encoding toxin-antitoxin system YwqK family antitoxin, producing the protein MYQGKPFTGIYKQENDILQETYETEFYKGVPHGSYTVKSYSGTVLEIRTIRYGQKHGKQTLFFPSGNKRQVSEFENGIPIGEHIEYYDNGQIASYQTFFPSGKPRVVKKWNKRGQIFLNHVFLESGESFGRPGSKLCEPIPDENGKQRLK; encoded by the coding sequence TTGTACCAAGGCAAACCTTTTACAGGAATCTATAAACAAGAAAATGACATTCTTCAAGAAACCTATGAAACAGAATTTTACAAAGGCGTTCCTCACGGAAGTTATACGGTAAAATCGTATTCAGGGACTGTTTTAGAAATAAGAACCATTCGCTATGGACAAAAACATGGGAAACAAACCTTATTTTTTCCATCTGGAAATAAACGCCAAGTCTCAGAGTTTGAAAATGGAATACCCATTGGAGAACACATAGAATATTACGACAACGGCCAAATCGCTAGTTACCAAACGTTTTTTCCTTCAGGGAAACCGAGAGTCGTAAAAAAATGGAACAAACGTGGACAGATCTTTTTGAACCATGTATTCTTAGAATCTGGGGAAAGTTTCGGAAGGCCAGGAAGCAAACTTTGCGAACCCATTCCAGATGAAAACGGAAAGCAAAGACTAAAATAA
- a CDS encoding SCO family protein, producing MNPPDPKVLPYFLGKDFDPVWTKKPSGLSDLKQIPEDFQLTNQMGKKVSLKTNSSNPCLVVFFYATCRGICPLITKNLIQIEPHLAEFQNLKIHSISINPKEDTPNVLHKYRSQYKIENPNWNFYTGKEKTIENFAKTICGAEVEGFSLETNKFEFVHTENIFLFDGKQYLRGIYRAKGEGDIQRLVDDLRKLTKESSFRIP from the coding sequence GTGAATCCTCCCGATCCCAAAGTTCTCCCCTATTTTTTAGGAAAGGACTTTGATCCTGTTTGGACCAAAAAACCAAGTGGTCTTTCTGATTTAAAGCAAATTCCAGAAGATTTCCAACTCACAAACCAAATGGGAAAAAAAGTTTCTCTCAAGACAAATTCATCTAATCCATGTTTGGTTGTATTCTTCTATGCTACATGCCGTGGGATCTGTCCACTGATCACCAAAAACTTAATTCAAATCGAACCCCATTTGGCAGAATTTCAAAACTTAAAAATTCATTCCATCTCTATCAATCCCAAAGAAGACACACCAAATGTGCTTCATAAATATCGCTCCCAATATAAAATCGAAAACCCTAATTGGAATTTTTATACGGGAAAAGAAAAAACCATTGAGAATTTTGCGAAAACCATTTGTGGTGCTGAAGTAGAAGGTTTTTCCTTAGAAACAAACAAATTTGAATTTGTACATACGGAAAACATTTTCTTATTTGATGGGAAACAATACCTGAGAGGGATTTATCGTGCCAAAGGTGAAGGCGATATACAAAGGTTAGTGGATGATCTCAGAAAACTGACAAAGGAATCCTCATTCAGGATTCCGTGA
- a CDS encoding ABC transporter permease: protein MNFYAIQAIYRFEMARTFRTLLQSIASPVLSTSLYFIVFGSAIGSRIQEIDGIHYGSFIVPGLVMLSLLTESISNASFGIYFPKFNGTIYEILSAPVTMWEVVIGYVGAAATKSLMLGVLMLITASFFVPIRIDHPFLMVFFLLLTCISFSLFGFVIGIWADSFEKLQMIPMLVITPLVFLGGSFYSIQMLPKFWQNVSMFNPVLYLVSGFRYSFFERADVALSISISMILIFLSLCLFVTWLIFRTGYKIKN from the coding sequence ATGAATTTTTATGCAATCCAAGCGATTTACCGATTTGAAATGGCTCGTACGTTTCGTACGCTTTTGCAAAGCATTGCTTCTCCTGTACTCTCGACTTCTTTGTATTTTATCGTTTTTGGATCGGCGATAGGATCTCGAATACAAGAAATTGATGGTATCCATTATGGAAGTTTTATCGTTCCAGGTCTTGTGATGTTGTCACTACTCACAGAAAGTATTTCCAATGCTTCCTTTGGGATTTATTTTCCTAAATTCAATGGAACGATTTATGAAATCCTTTCGGCTCCTGTAACGATGTGGGAAGTGGTGATAGGGTATGTGGGAGCAGCGGCTACAAAGTCATTGATGCTCGGAGTTCTCATGCTCATCACGGCTTCCTTTTTTGTTCCCATCCGCATTGACCATCCCTTTCTCATGGTATTTTTCCTTCTTCTCACTTGTATTAGTTTTAGTCTGTTTGGATTTGTGATTGGTATCTGGGCGGATAGTTTTGAAAAATTACAAATGATTCCGATGCTTGTGATCACCCCTCTCGTCTTTTTAGGAGGAAGTTTCTACTCGATTCAAATGTTACCAAAGTTTTGGCAAAACGTAAGTATGTTTAATCCAGTATTGTATTTGGTCAGTGGATTTCGTTATAGTTTTTTTGAACGAGCTGATGTTGCCTTATCGATTAGCATTTCGATGATTCTGATCTTTCTTTCTCTTTGTTTATTTGTAACATGGCTTATCTTTCGCACTGGTTATAAAATTAAAAATTAG
- a CDS encoding ABC transporter ATP-binding protein, translating to MKPILTVKQVSKSYDNGFQALNQVNWEVREGEIHALLGPNGAGKTTLINLICGIVSPSSGEVEVAGYDIIRDFKKSRSLIGLVPQELSVHAFETVWASVSFTRGLYGKPANPKYIEEVLKSLSLWDKKDQRIMTLSGGMKRRVLIAKALSHEPKILFLDEPSAGVDVELRKDMWKIVESLRKNGVTIILTTHYIEEAESIADRISVIRKGEIFLTENKDKLMKQLGTKQLRIELKKSLKSLPKSLIKYELELAENNSAIVFTYDRSDDSSVITKLLDDLKKEKIQFTDLSTKQSSLEEIFVQLLQESV from the coding sequence TTGAAACCAATCCTAACTGTAAAACAAGTATCCAAGTCTTATGACAATGGATTTCAAGCACTGAACCAAGTGAATTGGGAAGTGAGAGAAGGAGAAATCCATGCCCTACTTGGCCCCAATGGTGCTGGTAAAACGACCCTTATCAATTTGATTTGTGGGATTGTTTCCCCTAGTTCCGGTGAAGTAGAAGTCGCAGGATACGACATCATTAGAGATTTTAAAAAATCGAGATCACTCATTGGCCTTGTCCCTCAAGAACTGAGTGTCCATGCCTTTGAAACGGTTTGGGCAAGTGTGAGTTTTACGCGGGGGCTATATGGAAAACCAGCCAATCCAAAATATATAGAAGAAGTTTTAAAGTCTCTTTCCTTATGGGATAAAAAAGACCAAAGGATCATGACGCTATCAGGAGGGATGAAACGTAGGGTTCTCATCGCCAAAGCTTTGTCACACGAACCAAAGATTTTATTTTTGGATGAACCTAGTGCTGGGGTGGATGTAGAACTCAGAAAGGATATGTGGAAGATTGTAGAATCACTGCGTAAAAATGGAGTGACCATCATTTTAACAACCCACTATATCGAAGAAGCTGAATCCATCGCAGATCGAATTTCTGTGATCCGAAAAGGTGAAATTTTTCTCACTGAAAACAAAGACAAACTCATGAAACAATTGGGTACAAAACAATTGCGCATTGAGCTTAAAAAAAGTTTGAAATCACTTCCAAAGTCACTCATCAAATACGAATTGGAACTTGCAGAAAACAATTCTGCCATCGTATTTACCTATGATCGTTCTGATGATAGCAGTGTAATCACCAAACTTTTGGATGATTTGAAAAAAGAAAAAATCCAATTCACTGATTTGAGCACCAAACAAAGTAGCTTAGAAGAAATTTTTGTTCAATTATTACAGGAGTCCGTATGA
- a CDS encoding ABC-F family ATP-binding cassette domain-containing protein, which translates to MIKISGLNKQFNGKVLFDDLQFSVNRGERVGLVGRNGHGKSTLVQIILGKTEPDSGNITIPKGYRIGHLEQHLVFTKPTVLEECALGLPEGDEYETWKVERILFGLGFSEGDMERSPNEFSGGYQIRMNLAKLLVSAPDMLILDEPNNYLDIVTIRWLEEFLREWEGEIILITHDRSFMDSVVTHTVAIHRTKAIKVQGDTEKLYTQINQAEEIYEKTRLNEAKKRKQEEMFIAKFKAKASFASRTQSRVKKLEKQGEMKALDTIEDMELYFNSAPFSANQMLSVEEVSFSYDGKAPYLFENFSISVGPEDRICIIGKNGKGKSTLLKLIAGELSPVSGVVKKHPILKEGYFGQTNKLNMNESNTVVQEIMSADPNCSEGKARNIAGGLMFSEDLALKKIKVLSGGEKSRVLLGKILVTPCHLLYLDEPTNHLDMQSCDSLIEAIDNFDGSVIMVTHNEMHLRAVATKLIVFDDDRVFVYDGGYEDFLNDIGWKDESV; encoded by the coding sequence ATGATCAAAATATCTGGCTTAAACAAACAATTCAACGGCAAAGTTTTATTTGATGACTTACAATTCAGTGTCAATCGTGGGGAACGAGTTGGTCTAGTTGGTCGCAATGGACATGGTAAATCAACTCTTGTCCAAATCATATTAGGAAAAACAGAACCAGATTCGGGTAATATTACCATCCCGAAAGGCTATCGCATTGGCCACTTGGAACAACATTTGGTTTTTACGAAACCTACTGTTCTCGAAGAGTGCGCGTTAGGCCTTCCAGAAGGCGATGAGTATGAAACTTGGAAAGTAGAACGCATTTTATTTGGTCTTGGTTTCTCGGAAGGGGACATGGAACGAAGCCCAAATGAATTTTCTGGTGGTTACCAAATTCGGATGAATTTGGCAAAACTTTTGGTGTCTGCACCAGACATGCTGATCTTAGATGAGCCGAACAACTACTTAGACATCGTCACCATACGTTGGTTAGAGGAATTCCTTCGGGAATGGGAAGGTGAAATCATTCTCATCACACATGATAGAAGTTTTATGGACAGTGTTGTGACGCATACTGTTGCGATTCATCGTACAAAAGCCATCAAAGTACAAGGTGACACAGAAAAGTTATACACTCAAATCAACCAAGCAGAAGAAATTTATGAAAAAACTCGATTAAACGAAGCAAAAAAACGCAAACAAGAAGAGATGTTCATTGCTAAGTTTAAAGCAAAAGCGAGTTTTGCAAGTCGTACCCAATCTCGTGTCAAAAAATTAGAAAAACAAGGTGAGATGAAAGCTCTCGATACCATTGAAGATATGGAGTTATATTTCAACAGTGCCCCCTTCTCCGCCAACCAAATGTTAAGTGTGGAAGAAGTATCGTTCTCTTACGATGGCAAAGCACCTTATTTATTTGAAAATTTTTCTATCAGTGTTGGTCCAGAAGATCGGATTTGTATCATCGGAAAAAACGGTAAAGGAAAATCAACCTTACTCAAGTTAATTGCTGGAGAACTTTCTCCTGTTTCTGGTGTTGTGAAAAAACACCCCATTCTCAAAGAAGGTTACTTCGGTCAGACAAACAAACTCAATATGAACGAAAGTAATACGGTTGTGCAAGAAATTATGAGTGCTGATCCCAATTGTTCAGAAGGAAAAGCACGTAATATTGCGGGAGGATTGATGTTTTCGGAAGACCTCGCGTTGAAAAAAATCAAAGTTCTCTCGGGTGGTGAAAAGAGTCGGGTGTTACTTGGTAAAATTTTGGTCACCCCTTGCCACTTACTGTATCTGGATGAGCCAACCAACCACTTGGACATGCAATCCTGCGACTCCCTAATTGAGGCAATTGATAACTTTGATGGTTCCGTCATCATGGTAACCCACAACGAAATGCACTTGCGCGCTGTAGCCACAAAACTCATTGTATTCGATGATGACCGAGTTTTTGTCTATGATGGGGGTTATGAAGACTTCCTCAATGACATTGGCTGGAAGGATGAATCTGTTTGA
- the purT gene encoding formate-dependent phosphoribosylglycinamide formyltransferase, with protein MIGTPFTKQATKLLLLGSGELGKEVAIEANRLGIHVIAVDRYPNAPAMLVAQESRVINMLDPKELEATIRELKPNFVVPEIEAIHTETLVRLEAEGFKIIPSAKAVNLTMNREGIRNFVAKELGLKTSAYLFADTEEDFTKAVHSIGFPCVVKPIMSSSGKGQSLIKTESDIKKAWEYGQTGGRTGKGKMIIEEFIPFDFEITLLTIRHIDGTSFLPPIGHRQVNGDYVESWMPQPMSEVALQAAKQIAETVTTGLGGFGIFGVELFVKGDEVYFSEVSPRPHDTGLVTLISQNVSEFSLHVRALLGLPIPELIFQTPAASSAILLEGDTKSPEYVGLGEALKIRGLDIRIFGKPEVVGKRRMGVSLALGKTIEEAKEKANRGRDLIQLKKS; from the coding sequence ATGATTGGAACACCCTTTACGAAACAAGCAACAAAACTCCTCCTTTTAGGATCCGGAGAATTAGGAAAAGAAGTGGCCATCGAAGCCAATCGTTTGGGAATCCATGTCATTGCAGTGGATCGTTATCCGAATGCTCCTGCCATGCTTGTGGCTCAGGAATCCCGTGTGATCAATATGTTGGATCCCAAGGAACTTGAGGCCACCATACGGGAGTTAAAACCTAATTTTGTTGTCCCTGAGATTGAAGCCATTCATACAGAAACTTTGGTTCGATTAGAAGCTGAAGGATTTAAAATCATACCAAGTGCAAAAGCAGTCAACCTCACGATGAATCGTGAAGGCATTCGTAACTTTGTCGCAAAAGAGTTGGGGTTAAAAACATCCGCTTATCTTTTTGCCGATACAGAAGAAGATTTTACCAAAGCAGTTCATTCCATTGGATTTCCATGTGTCGTAAAACCAATTATGAGTTCTTCTGGAAAAGGCCAAAGCCTTATCAAAACGGAATCTGATATCAAGAAGGCATGGGAATACGGTCAGACGGGTGGTCGTACGGGCAAAGGGAAGATGATCATCGAAGAGTTTATCCCTTTTGATTTTGAAATCACGCTTCTCACCATCCGCCACATTGATGGGACGAGCTTTTTACCTCCGATTGGACATAGACAGGTGAACGGAGATTATGTGGAGTCATGGATGCCACAACCAATGTCGGAAGTCGCCTTACAAGCAGCAAAACAGATTGCTGAAACCGTCACCACTGGTCTTGGGGGATTCGGTATCTTTGGTGTGGAACTCTTTGTCAAAGGGGACGAAGTGTACTTTAGTGAAGTATCTCCAAGGCCACATGATACAGGACTTGTCACTCTGATCTCTCAAAATGTCTCTGAGTTTTCTCTTCATGTAAGAGCACTTCTTGGTCTTCCCATTCCGGAGCTGATCTTTCAAACACCTGCCGCAAGTTCCGCCATTTTACTTGAGGGAGATACCAAGTCACCAGAGTATGTTGGCCTCGGAGAAGCATTGAAAATTCGTGGACTCGACATTCGCATTTTTGGGAAACCCGAAGTGGTTGGTAAGCGCCGAATGGGTGTTAGTTTGGCATTAGGCAAAACAATTGAAGAGGCAAAAGAAAAAGCAAATCGAGGTCGAGATCTTATCCAACTAAAAAAATCGTAA
- a CDS encoding ankyrin repeat domain-containing protein, with protein MIQNIIDFVGKSKSNIRLRSLCSSITRGDRDSFDLLLSDADLKKTCLFESALLLGIASTEVSDVYFLKRLLAIGLNPDEPDNMGLYPIHKATETGNIEAVEVLLYAGANPNVADPNGVTALHIANSFDGLGELSDLLIRMGANIYQRDNLGKRYLM; from the coding sequence ATGATCCAAAATATAATCGATTTCGTCGGAAAATCTAAATCCAATATCAGGCTTCGTTCCTTGTGCTCTTCTATCACGAGAGGGGACAGAGATAGTTTTGATTTGCTTCTGTCGGATGCAGATCTTAAAAAAACATGTTTATTTGAGTCGGCTTTACTCTTGGGAATTGCATCCACTGAGGTTTCGGATGTTTATTTTTTGAAACGATTGCTGGCCATTGGCTTAAATCCTGATGAACCAGATAACATGGGTTTGTATCCAATTCATAAGGCAACCGAAACGGGAAATATTGAAGCAGTAGAAGTTTTACTGTATGCAGGTGCCAACCCCAATGTAGCCGATCCGAATGGAGTCACAGCTCTTCATATCGCGAATAGTTTTGATGGGCTCGGGGAATTGTCTGATTTACTCATTCGAATGGGTGCTAATATCTACCAAAGAGACAATCTCGGAAAACGGTATCTCATGTAA
- a CDS encoding helix-turn-helix domain-containing protein, whose amino-acid sequence MNILFFNPPSQFESYVKEFWIWKEVNPRELPWIIPSYECEMVFHLGNPPLVETESGEIFPLPKFHLVGPQTRRWRVLSESNLNLLSIRFFVAGLYGLYSKCGLELKNKFPEIPANDRITEIFRTSEIEEKEVTQLLTEYLLQFSGRRTDVPAYVRFALFALTNPKTNINPLAQKLGISRKQLERKFQEVVGLNPSEYRSVHRVLSLVRNPEHYQTHNPDLRLTDLAQIFEYTDQSHFNHDFKRNSGSIPKEWFAEYEKMSLFYKQQPEEK is encoded by the coding sequence GTGAACATTCTTTTTTTCAACCCTCCTTCCCAATTTGAATCCTATGTAAAAGAGTTTTGGATTTGGAAGGAGGTCAATCCTAGAGAATTACCTTGGATCATACCATCTTACGAGTGTGAGATGGTATTTCATCTAGGGAATCCACCACTGGTGGAAACAGAATCAGGGGAGATTTTCCCGCTCCCGAAGTTTCATCTTGTCGGACCTCAGACCAGAAGGTGGAGAGTTCTTTCTGAATCCAATTTAAATCTTTTGTCCATTCGATTTTTTGTAGCAGGTCTTTACGGATTATATTCTAAATGTGGTCTAGAGTTAAAAAATAAATTTCCCGAAATTCCAGCAAACGATCGTATAACGGAAATTTTCCGAACGTCTGAAATAGAAGAAAAGGAAGTGACGCAACTTCTTACTGAGTATTTGCTTCAGTTCTCTGGGAGGCGCACAGATGTTCCTGCGTATGTACGCTTTGCCTTATTTGCTCTTACCAATCCTAAAACCAATATCAATCCTTTGGCTCAAAAGCTTGGAATTTCTAGAAAACAATTAGAGCGTAAGTTCCAAGAGGTGGTGGGACTCAATCCCTCCGAATATCGATCGGTTCATAGAGTCTTATCCCTTGTGAGAAATCCAGAGCACTACCAAACGCATAATCCTGACTTACGGCTGACGGATCTTGCACAAATCTTTGAATACACAGACCAGTCCCATTTTAATCATGATTTTAAACGAAATTCAGGAAGTATTCCCAAAGAATGGTTTGCGGAGTATGAAAAAATGTCCCTTTTTTACAAGCAACAACCAGAGGAGAAGTGA